One segment of Paenibacillus rhizovicinus DNA contains the following:
- a CDS encoding DNRLRE domain-containing protein has translation MSLTSQYSGNGGNILSGTLKVFDQTSQTTPYEINTLLRFDSISIPAGKTVASAKLTLKMNTWASGFTMEGRYMQTDYDPTYSLIGWQNRKSGALWATAGAKGNGTDYVSGKSFAITSFTASGDQVIDITLDPSVVQGWLTTPSTNQGVLLYIDNPTNVAVDIYSAEDATTANRPKLSITYQ, from the coding sequence GTGTCGCTCACTTCGCAATACAGCGGCAACGGCGGCAATATTCTAAGCGGCACGTTGAAAGTATTCGATCAAACCAGCCAGACAACGCCGTATGAGATAAATACGCTGCTGCGCTTCGATAGTATATCGATTCCGGCCGGCAAAACGGTTGCATCGGCAAAGCTGACACTCAAGATGAACACATGGGCATCCGGCTTTACGATGGAAGGCCGCTACATGCAGACGGATTACGATCCGACCTATTCGCTCATCGGATGGCAGAACCGCAAGTCCGGAGCGCTATGGGCGACGGCTGGGGCAAAGGGCAACGGGACCGATTATGTGTCCGGCAAATCGTTTGCGATAACCAGCTTCACAGCATCCGGCGATCAGGTGATCGATATTACTCTTGATCCTTCAGTCGTACAGGGCTGGCTGACCACACCGTCCACCAATCAGGGCGTTCTGCTGTACATTGATAATCCAACTAACGTTGCGGTTGATATATATTCCGCAGAAGACGCCACAACGGCAAACCGGCCTAAGCTGTCGATCACGTACCAGTAA
- a CDS encoding dihydrofolate reductase family protein has product MKTILWATLTANGNYAQSGPENPPKKEAVADFATHAQAAGNFIVGRRTFEAMRGNGGAGPFGEVDIVVVSKNASVIPGVTVVRSPQEALNYLQHKGHQTALISGGADIHNSFLGQGLVNEVIFNVAPVLEGKGLNLLIDKNNYQYKHVKLLDCKPLGGDVIQLRYAIDR; this is encoded by the coding sequence ATGAAAACAATTTTATGGGCAACTTTAACCGCTAACGGCAATTATGCGCAATCCGGTCCTGAAAACCCACCGAAAAAAGAAGCAGTAGCAGACTTCGCAACACACGCTCAAGCTGCAGGGAATTTTATAGTCGGGCGGCGGACTTTCGAAGCTATGCGCGGGAATGGTGGTGCAGGACCCTTTGGCGAAGTGGATATCGTCGTAGTTTCGAAAAACGCATCAGTAATTCCGGGAGTAACCGTGGTGCGGTCGCCTCAGGAGGCCTTGAACTACTTGCAGCATAAAGGCCATCAAACCGCGCTCATTAGTGGCGGTGCCGATATCCATAATTCATTTCTAGGCCAAGGACTTGTAAACGAAGTGATTTTTAATGTGGCGCCTGTGTTGGAAGGTAAAGGGCTAAATCTTCTAATCGACAAAAATAACTACCAATATAAGCATGTAAAATTGCTAGACTGCAAGCCCCTCGGCGGCGACGTTATTCAACTGCGTTATGCGATTGACCGATAA
- a CDS encoding winged helix-turn-helix transcriptional regulator, which yields MEMDQSCPGKVEPILEILDSKWMILLLFELFNGNRRFGELRRRLHPISPKTLTDRLRLLEEKGLVTRTLYPGVPLHVEYDLTAAGKGLQPIFAAMWTWTQEYGAYLRKESDKAEEEAEKVM from the coding sequence ATGGAAATGGATCAATCTTGCCCTGGGAAGGTCGAGCCGATTCTTGAAATACTGGATAGTAAGTGGATGATCCTTCTCTTGTTCGAGTTGTTTAACGGTAACCGACGGTTCGGGGAATTGCGCCGTAGGTTGCATCCGATTAGCCCCAAAACATTGACGGACCGGCTGCGCCTGCTTGAGGAGAAGGGGCTCGTCACACGCACGTTGTACCCCGGCGTGCCGTTACATGTTGAATACGATTTAACGGCGGCCGGGAAGGGCCTTCAGCCGATTTTCGCTGCCATGTGGACGTGGACTCAGGAATATGGCGCATATCTACGGAAAGAGTCGGATAAGGCAGAGGAAGAAGCAGAAAAGGTGATGTGA
- a CDS encoding ankyrin repeat domain-containing protein, giving the protein MPTDKADIFTLARFGNLDNFKSKLIIGQINRKSEGGSGLLHYAISGNKFDIASFLITSGIDVNLTNSDGQTALHRICVNQNLDVAKEHVKGRVTRTLCH; this is encoded by the coding sequence ATGCCGACAGATAAAGCTGATATTTTTACACTAGCTAGGTTTGGCAACTTAGATAACTTTAAGAGTAAATTAATTATTGGTCAGATTAATAGGAAGAGTGAGGGCGGCTCCGGACTATTGCATTATGCTATCTCAGGGAATAAGTTTGATATTGCATCATTTCTCATAACTAGTGGGATTGACGTAAACCTTACAAACTCTGATGGTCAGACTGCATTACACCGTATATGTGTCAATCAAAATCTTGATGTAGCTAAAGAACACGTGAAGGGTCGGGTGACAAGAACATTATGTCATTAA
- a CDS encoding DUF1871 family protein: MGILITKLKEIIEEWDPYGLKPNNIYGVESIEILKCIQSGRTRNPEIIISYLQTILEMYYPDGKLNISHSEYQGIANKIMVVLDQPSLN, encoded by the coding sequence ATGGGGATTTTAATAACGAAATTAAAAGAAATTATTGAAGAGTGGGACCCCTACGGTTTGAAACCCAATAATATATATGGGGTAGAATCAATTGAGATATTAAAATGTATTCAGAGTGGAAGGACTAGAAATCCTGAAATCATTATCAGCTATCTGCAAACAATTCTTGAAATGTATTATCCTGATGGTAAATTAAATATCAGTCACAGTGAATATCAAGGCATTGCTAATAAAATTATGGTAGTTTTAGACCAACCATCATTAAACTAA
- a CDS encoding aminoglycoside phosphotransferase family protein has protein sequence MRPNKPDLSITTVQTVLLQHWGCPAQEVSAVGDSGNFSTVYYFTMKGSEYVILFNQAEQADYLRKQYIADLLSAQGVRYPKMIGQGTVECYRYCILERIPGHVLADCLPEQKVNMLSDLVQSITAMNQVQLPETTTGFGEVREDGNGEFPSWLDYIQAFFAEDQTGTFWENWHDLFHTTCLERDVFNECFGRLLTFSKYNASYRHFVHNDCHAWNILSDGRRITVIIDSNPIYGDFLIDIASIEDAIPGTDVAEVFRIHAEHIGTPIHDFGARLTGARYFKGLDAMRFYAKMGYTDAYVELRDSLLALPTEL, from the coding sequence ATGAGACCTAACAAGCCAGATCTATCTATTACAACTGTTCAAACGGTATTACTGCAACACTGGGGGTGTCCTGCTCAGGAAGTATCCGCAGTTGGCGATAGTGGGAATTTTAGTACCGTCTATTACTTTACAATGAAAGGGTCCGAGTATGTCATTCTATTTAATCAGGCTGAGCAAGCTGACTACCTAAGGAAGCAGTACATTGCTGACTTACTTTCCGCTCAAGGTGTACGCTATCCAAAAATGATAGGGCAAGGGACTGTGGAATGTTATCGTTATTGCATTTTAGAGCGTATACCCGGTCATGTGCTGGCTGACTGTCTACCCGAACAAAAGGTTAATATGCTTTCCGATTTAGTTCAATCCATAACTGCAATGAATCAGGTTCAATTGCCTGAAACAACGACCGGATTCGGGGAAGTGAGAGAGGATGGCAACGGCGAATTCCCCTCATGGCTAGACTATATCCAGGCATTTTTCGCTGAAGATCAGACAGGAACCTTTTGGGAAAACTGGCATGATCTCTTTCATACCACCTGCTTGGAACGAGACGTCTTCAATGAATGCTTCGGCAGACTGCTAACGTTCAGCAAATACAATGCGTCGTACCGTCATTTCGTTCATAATGATTGTCATGCTTGGAACATTCTATCAGATGGTAGAAGGATTACAGTCATTATCGACTCCAATCCGATTTACGGCGATTTTCTCATTGATATAGCGTCGATTGAAGATGCTATTCCAGGGACAGATGTGGCAGAAGTATTCCGTATTCATGCCGAGCACATAGGCACACCGATTCATGATTTTGGAGCGAGACTTACCGGGGCCAGGTACTTTAAGGGCCTGGATGCCATGCGTTTCTATGCCAAAATGGGCTATACGGATGCCTATGTCGAACTTCGTGACAGCTTGCTAGCCCTTCCAACGGAGTTGTGA
- a CDS encoding alpha/beta fold hydrolase: MNRPFQVDPAEYPFNDHWLPYRDGHIHYLDEGRGPTVLLLHGNPTWSYLYRNVIKELRGEFRLIAPDYPGFGMSKAPSGYHFTPQEQSEAVQAIIRHLDLKDFILVVQDWGGPIGMDYAVQNRANLRGIVVMNTWAWPAKILPMKMFSLAMGGWPIGYWLQTRRNFFAKVIVPHGIYQADKVTDSLRKAYTDPFPTPKSRKPTWVFPRNIRKAQTWLASIESKLSNLADLPSQILWGTKDSAGFPPEQMVKWQTHLPMNETEILEDASHYVQEDRPDRVAASIRKILNRTQGGVLQ, translated from the coding sequence TTGAATAGACCGTTTCAAGTTGATCCAGCGGAATACCCGTTCAATGATCATTGGCTGCCTTACCGCGACGGACACATCCATTACCTCGATGAAGGTAGGGGACCGACAGTTCTACTTTTACACGGTAATCCTACATGGTCGTATCTGTATCGGAATGTGATCAAAGAGCTTCGCGGGGAGTTCCGTCTTATCGCTCCCGATTACCCCGGATTTGGGATGTCGAAAGCACCGAGTGGTTACCACTTTACGCCGCAAGAGCAATCGGAAGCCGTTCAAGCGATTATTCGCCATTTAGACCTAAAGGATTTTATATTAGTGGTTCAAGATTGGGGAGGACCGATCGGCATGGATTACGCGGTACAAAATCGGGCTAACTTGCGCGGAATCGTCGTTATGAATACTTGGGCATGGCCTGCAAAAATTTTGCCAATGAAGATGTTCTCGCTCGCAATGGGGGGATGGCCGATCGGGTATTGGCTTCAGACACGGCGCAATTTCTTCGCCAAAGTTATTGTTCCGCATGGCATATACCAGGCCGACAAAGTCACGGATAGCTTGCGCAAAGCTTATACCGACCCGTTCCCGACCCCGAAGTCCAGAAAACCGACATGGGTATTTCCGAGGAATATCCGCAAAGCACAGACATGGCTCGCCAGCATTGAATCGAAGTTGTCGAATTTGGCCGATTTACCCTCACAAATTTTATGGGGAACGAAAGACAGCGCCGGCTTTCCGCCGGAACAAATGGTTAAATGGCAAACCCATCTACCAATGAACGAAACCGAGATCCTCGAAGATGCCTCACACTATGTGCAAGAGGATCGTCCAGATCGGGTAGCGGCATCCATTCGAAAAATACTGAACAGAACACAAGGAGGAGTATTACAATGA
- a CDS encoding SDR family NAD(P)-dependent oxidoreductase, protein MTNKRLEGIRALVTGSSGGLGYAMAEALLAEGAKVAVSSRAGDKLDQAVAGFIKRGYDAHALPLDVRSEQSAEEAARWVRREWGGLDVLVNNAGIGMKTVNPRFLTEPQPFYQVTPEGFRNLIDTNVTGYFLVARAFAPLMIEQGKGRIINISMNYETMKRKGFVPYGPSRAATESLSYIMAEDLREHGVAVNMLLPGGATVTGMIPDELRKELGQQARLLTPEIMAAPIIYLASPDAEGVTGERMVAVEFEQ, encoded by the coding sequence ATGACGAACAAAAGGTTGGAAGGCATTCGGGCGCTCGTTACGGGATCGTCCGGCGGTTTGGGCTATGCGATGGCGGAAGCGCTGCTGGCGGAAGGGGCAAAGGTAGCGGTATCCTCTAGAGCGGGTGATAAGTTAGATCAAGCGGTTGCCGGCTTTATAAAAAGAGGATACGATGCGCACGCCCTGCCGCTTGACGTGCGATCCGAGCAGTCAGCAGAGGAAGCTGCCCGTTGGGTCCGCCGCGAATGGGGCGGACTCGATGTGCTGGTGAACAACGCCGGGATCGGAATGAAGACAGTAAATCCCCGCTTTCTCACCGAACCTCAGCCTTTTTACCAGGTAACGCCCGAAGGGTTTCGGAATTTGATAGACACCAACGTGACGGGTTATTTCCTCGTCGCCCGCGCTTTTGCGCCTCTTATGATCGAGCAGGGCAAGGGGCGCATTATCAACATTTCAATGAACTATGAAACCATGAAAAGAAAAGGCTTCGTGCCTTACGGTCCGTCACGCGCGGCAACCGAATCGCTCTCTTATATCATGGCAGAAGACCTAAGGGAACATGGCGTGGCAGTCAATATGCTGCTTCCCGGTGGGGCGACGGTGACCGGTATGATTCCGGACGAACTGCGCAAGGAACTTGGCCAGCAGGCGCGTCTGCTAACGCCGGAAATTATGGCAGCACCCATTATCTACCTCGCTTCACCGGACGCGGAGGGAGTGACGGGAGAACGGATGGTGGCGGTCGAATTTGAGCAATAG
- a CDS encoding Ig-like domain-containing protein has protein sequence MRRLSAKFVSFLCLIALLTGLFPEVSFGATQTFFAPAESSGSISVKLYPMENVTAGQTKLVTFGVPFPRGSITPADVSKIRVLKGGTEIPAYVEMQTPWRSITNSSLDGTSVRVARIQIQNNFAAVYPNSETITVEWGLTNRTQNISTLTNPRSAWHQVTSGTFAASDNVFEPDVYAVLPKDFLAEGVLKGTRMNTFDSSITESRDNPTTMDATEHWTGYTEMEHAFKNNFYSLINEDDPAVIAGDSGSGYKSDYKTNYDPWLYDRAATMYTLYMRSGSLKALREAVRHTDFYKTKIYPATTTPSRAVGLFTLKNPDPNGWPGGNGAMYSYDESMAYTYWLTGDNDMLTYIPLIVQAHETNDEPTRWDPSLGTWTERHTAFRLLANLIAYEVTGNTTYKTNVQNQTADFIWHQNGAGGLIPASRVDGGLYHYGSQHGDGVPGDLIASTWMSVLTEDAMIRAYAFTEDSNIANFVKRMGTFLNNASRSDAYHSFDTYVGALRYPDYMVKYDGTPDALDGGRGSASDPTGGTTIEHDLEVGNAILWADYFNQLLGGSPNTTWESAVNDLYYGYDIGVNFWIRPTGPSAGKTAYRITPNRKWGWEFRTTGSFTWLASQLLSGSSSGSGDTTAPTVSITAPTSGQTVSGTITVSANASDNVGVAGVQFKVDGTNVGTEDTSSPYSISYSTSGLAAGSHTITAVARDAAGNTTTSSPVSVTVGAASDTTAPTVSITAPTSAQTVSGTITVSANASDNVGVAGVQFKVDGTNVGTEDTSSPYSISYSTTSLTNGSHAITGGSARRCGQYDDIVPDSCNRVERRHGNGHLPARSERLHRREGCVAHFAIQRQRRQYSKRHVESIRSNQPDNAV, from the coding sequence ATGCGAAGGCTTTCTGCCAAATTCGTTTCCTTCCTGTGCTTGATCGCGCTGCTTACTGGATTATTTCCTGAAGTCTCGTTCGGCGCGACCCAAACGTTCTTTGCGCCAGCTGAATCGTCCGGCAGCATCTCCGTCAAGCTGTATCCGATGGAAAATGTCACCGCAGGACAAACGAAGCTGGTCACGTTCGGCGTACCGTTCCCAAGAGGCTCCATTACTCCAGCGGATGTATCGAAAATTCGCGTGTTGAAGGGCGGCACGGAAATTCCCGCTTACGTTGAAATGCAAACGCCATGGCGCAGCATAACAAACTCTTCGCTGGATGGAACTTCCGTTCGTGTTGCACGCATCCAGATTCAGAACAATTTTGCTGCCGTTTATCCGAATTCGGAGACGATCACAGTGGAATGGGGTCTCACCAATCGAACCCAGAACATTTCGACGCTTACGAATCCGAGATCGGCTTGGCATCAAGTGACGTCGGGCACGTTCGCAGCATCGGACAACGTTTTCGAGCCTGACGTTTATGCCGTGCTGCCGAAAGACTTTCTTGCCGAAGGCGTGCTGAAAGGAACGCGGATGAACACGTTCGACAGCAGCATCACCGAGTCAAGGGACAATCCGACCACGATGGATGCAACCGAGCATTGGACGGGCTACACGGAGATGGAGCATGCGTTCAAAAACAACTTCTACAGTCTCATCAATGAGGATGATCCTGCCGTTATCGCCGGCGATTCCGGCTCCGGCTACAAAAGCGACTACAAAACAAACTACGATCCGTGGCTGTATGACCGCGCGGCAACGATGTACACGCTATACATGCGGAGCGGCTCGCTGAAAGCGCTGCGCGAGGCAGTGCGGCATACCGACTTTTACAAAACGAAAATATATCCGGCCACAACGACGCCTTCCCGTGCCGTCGGACTGTTTACGCTCAAAAATCCCGATCCGAACGGCTGGCCTGGCGGCAACGGGGCGATGTACAGCTACGACGAGTCGATGGCGTATACGTACTGGCTGACCGGCGACAACGATATGCTGACTTACATCCCCCTGATCGTTCAGGCGCATGAAACGAATGACGAGCCGACACGGTGGGATCCGAGCCTGGGGACTTGGACCGAACGGCATACGGCTTTCCGGTTGCTGGCCAACCTGATCGCTTACGAGGTAACGGGCAACACGACTTACAAGACGAATGTGCAAAATCAAACGGCTGATTTCATCTGGCATCAGAACGGTGCAGGTGGACTTATACCGGCAAGCCGTGTCGACGGCGGACTGTATCATTACGGCAGCCAGCATGGCGACGGCGTACCCGGCGATTTGATCGCTTCGACCTGGATGAGCGTGCTGACCGAAGATGCAATGATCCGCGCTTACGCGTTTACGGAAGATTCGAATATCGCTAATTTTGTGAAGCGCATGGGCACCTTCCTGAATAACGCTTCGCGTTCCGATGCTTACCACAGCTTCGATACGTATGTCGGAGCGCTTCGTTATCCGGATTATATGGTGAAGTATGACGGCACTCCCGATGCGCTGGACGGCGGACGGGGAAGCGCCAGCGATCCGACCGGCGGTACGACGATCGAGCATGACCTCGAGGTGGGGAACGCGATTCTGTGGGCCGACTACTTCAATCAGCTGCTCGGCGGTTCGCCAAATACGACCTGGGAATCGGCAGTAAACGACCTGTACTACGGCTACGATATCGGCGTCAACTTCTGGATTCGCCCGACCGGTCCTTCGGCGGGAAAAACCGCTTACCGAATTACACCAAATCGCAAGTGGGGCTGGGAATTCCGCACAACGGGCAGCTTCACATGGCTGGCGTCCCAACTGCTGTCCGGCTCAAGCTCAGGTTCCGGCGATACGACGGCGCCAACGGTATCGATCACAGCGCCGACAAGCGGCCAAACGGTATCCGGCACGATTACGGTGTCGGCAAACGCCTCGGATAATGTTGGCGTCGCGGGCGTGCAATTCAAGGTCGACGGTACTAATGTCGGCACCGAAGACACGTCTTCGCCGTATTCGATCTCGTACAGCACGTCGGGCCTCGCGGCTGGCTCGCATACGATTACGGCAGTAGCGCGCGATGCTGCGGGCAATACGACGACATCGTCCCCGGTGTCCGTAACTGTAGGCGCGGCTTCCGATACGACGGCGCCGACGGTATCGATCACAGCACCGACAAGCGCCCAAACGGTATCCGGCACGATTACGGTGTCAGCAAACGCCTCGGATAATGTCGGCGTCGCGGGCGTCCAGTTCAAGGTCGACGGTACTAATGTCGGCACGGAAGACACGTCTTCGCCGTATTCGATCTCGTACAGCACAACATCGCTTACAAACGGCTCGCATGCGATTACGGGTGGTAGCGCGCGACGCTGCGGGCAATACGACGACATCGTCCCCGATAGCTGTAACCGTGTCGAACGGCGCCACGGGAACGGTCACCTTCCAGCAAGGAGTGAGCGGCTACACCGGCGCGAAGGATGTGTCGCTCACTTCGCAATACAGCGGCAACGGCGGCAATATTCTAAGCGGCACGTTGAAAGTATTCGATCAAACCAGCCAGACAACGCCGTATGA
- a CDS encoding alpha/beta fold hydrolase translates to MNRPFQVDPAEYPFNDHWLPYRDGHIHYLDEGRGPTVLLLHGNPTWSYLYRNVIKELRGEFRLIAPDYPGFGMSKAPSGYHFTPQEQSEAVQAIIRHLDLKDFILVVQDWGGPIGMDYAVQNRANLRGIVVMNTWAWPAKILPMKMFSLAMGGWPIGYWLQTRRNFFAKVIVPHGIYQADKVTDSLRKAYTTRSDPEVQKTDMGISEEYPQSTDMARQH, encoded by the coding sequence TTGAATAGACCGTTTCAAGTTGATCCAGCGGAATACCCGTTCAATGATCATTGGCTGCCTTACCGCGATGGACACATCCATTACCTCGATGAAGGTAGGGGACCGACAGTTCTACTTTTACACGGTAATCCTACATGGTCGTATCTGTATCGGAATGTGATCAAAGAGCTTCGCGGGGAGTTCCGTCTTATCGCTCCCGATTACCCCGGATTTGGGATGTCGAAAGCACCGAGTGGTTACCACTTTACGCCGCAAGAGCAATCGGAAGCCGTTCAAGCGATTATTCGCCATTTAGACCTAAAGGATTTTATATTAGTGGTTCAAGATTGGGGAGGACCGATCGGCATGGATTACGCGGTACAAAATCGGGCTAACTTGCGCGGAATCGTCGTTATGAATACTTGGGCATGGCCTGCAAAAATTTTGCCAATGAAGATGTTCTCGCTCGCAATGGGGGGATGGCCGATTGGGTATTGGCTTCAGACACGGCGCAATTTCTTCGCCAAAGTTATTGTTCCGCATGGCATATACCAGGCCGATAAAGTCACGGATAGCTTGCGCAAAGCTTATACGACCCGTTCCGACCCCGAAGTCCAGAAAACCGACATGGGTATTTCCGAGGAATATCCGCAAAGCACAGACATGGCTCGCCAGCATTGA
- a CDS encoding WG repeat-containing protein: MRLNAKYGFIDESGQLKIEAIYDSTGYFSEGYAPVVRNDVCSLIDYEGNEALRTNYFWLREFHCGLAMFSQNNRFGFINKRGIEVIPAKFLGCFAFRENRTVVSTQAGFGILDVEGREILPTLFYRIGNYFEGLSNICREAKGKFGFVDLNGKEIIDCQWDDASNFSESRAVIGEKGKYGLINREGETVLKPKYTHIGDVSGGLAFFKKSGRYGFLNREGEIAIEPRFIELGNFADGFAPVRIGKAWAYINSQGVQVTEPLFNHASEFVNGYAVVEKEGRDSYLTTELKEVTINTAYSSVGYYFEGLAAVRVG; encoded by the coding sequence ATTAGACTGAATGCTAAATACGGATTTATAGATGAAAGTGGGCAATTGAAAATAGAAGCAATATATGACTCAACTGGCTATTTTAGTGAAGGTTATGCGCCAGTTGTTCGAAATGATGTTTGTTCTTTAATTGATTACGAGGGGAATGAGGCTCTCCGTACCAATTATTTTTGGTTGCGAGAATTCCATTGTGGGTTAGCAATGTTTAGCCAGAATAATCGTTTCGGATTTATCAATAAAAGAGGGATTGAAGTCATTCCAGCTAAGTTTCTAGGATGCTTTGCATTCCGAGAAAATAGGACGGTTGTTTCGACACAAGCTGGATTCGGAATACTTGATGTCGAAGGTAGGGAGATTCTGCCCACGTTGTTTTATCGGATAGGCAATTATTTCGAAGGATTATCGAATATTTGTCGAGAAGCTAAAGGCAAATTTGGCTTTGTCGATCTCAACGGAAAAGAGATAATTGACTGTCAGTGGGATGACGCTTCGAATTTTTCAGAAAGTCGAGCTGTTATAGGAGAAAAGGGTAAATATGGGCTGATTAATCGAGAAGGCGAGACTGTCCTAAAGCCCAAATATACTCACATTGGCGATGTATCAGGAGGTCTCGCATTCTTTAAGAAGAGCGGACGATATGGCTTCCTCAACAGAGAAGGAGAAATAGCAATAGAACCTCGTTTCATAGAATTGGGTAACTTTGCTGACGGATTTGCCCCGGTACGGATTGGTAAAGCGTGGGCGTATATCAATAGTCAAGGTGTACAAGTGACTGAGCCTCTTTTCAACCATGCCTCGGAATTTGTTAATGGGTATGCTGTTGTCGAAAAAGAGGGAAGAGATAGTTATCTCACCACAGAACTAAAAGAAGTAACTATAAATACTGCCTATTCGTCGGTGGGCTATTATTTTGAAGGATTGGCCGCAGTACGTGTTGGGTAG
- a CDS encoding AAA family ATPase: MVNERSNSLMEKKIPLFIVTGSSGSGKTYVINELRKILPDFDIFDIDNLREVGITDEQQIREVWLRVARNTAESGRMTIICGTAMTWDIEKCVDYPYFKHVYYLNLHCDNETREKRLRERNWPEEMIQDYKEFATWLIDNAALRYSPPMPIVDTTVADVVVVAAQIKEWVLRYAIS; the protein is encoded by the coding sequence ATGGTAAATGAACGAAGCAACTCTCTAATGGAGAAGAAAATACCTCTATTCATTGTAACTGGTTCGAGTGGTTCAGGAAAAACCTACGTCATTAACGAGCTTCGAAAAATATTACCTGATTTTGATATCTTTGATATCGATAATCTCCGTGAAGTGGGTATTACTGACGAGCAGCAAATACGAGAAGTTTGGCTTAGGGTTGCACGAAATACAGCTGAAAGCGGACGGATGACAATCATATGCGGAACAGCAATGACATGGGATATTGAAAAATGTGTTGACTATCCCTATTTTAAACATGTGTATTATCTGAATTTACACTGTGACAATGAAACCCGTGAGAAGCGATTACGTGAAAGAAATTGGCCAGAAGAAATGATTCAAGACTATAAGGAGTTTGCAACATGGTTGATCGATAATGCAGCTTTACGATATAGCCCACCAATGCCGATTGTCGATACTACAGTTGCCGACGTGGTTGTTGTAGCAGCTCAAATTAAAGAATGGGTACTTCGATACGCAATATCTTAG
- a CDS encoding dihydrofolate reductase family protein gives MKTILWATLTANGNYAQSGPENPPKKEAVADFATHAQAAGNFIVGRRTFEAMRGNGGAGPFGEVDIVVVSKNASVIPGVTVVRSPQEALNYLQHKGHQTALISGGADIHNSFLGQGLVNEVIFNVAPVLEGKGLNLLIDKNNYQYKHVRLLDCKPLGGDVIQLRYAIDR, from the coding sequence ATGAAAACAATTTTATGGGCAACTTTAACCGCTAACGGCAATTATGCGCAATCCGGTCCTGAAAACCCACCGAAAAAAGAAGCAGTAGCAGACTTCGCAACACACGCTCAAGCTGCAGGGAATTTTATAGTCGGGCGGCGGACTTTCGAAGCTATGCGCGGGAATGGTGGTGCAGGACCCTTTGGCGAAGTGGATATCGTCGTAGTTTCGAAAAACGCATCAGTAATTCCGGGAGTAACCGTGGTGCGGTCGCCTCAGGAGGCCTTGAACTACTTGCAGCATAAAGGCCATCAAACCGCGCTCATTAGTGGCGGTGCCGATATCCATAATTCATTTCTAGGCCAAGGACTTGTAAACGAAGTGATTTTTAATGTGGCGCCTGTGTTGGAAGGTAAAGGGCTAAATCTTCTAATCGACAAAAATAACTACCAATATAAGCATGTAAGATTGCTAGACTGCAAGCCCCTCGGCGGCGACGTTATTCAACTGCGTTATGCGATTGACCGATAA
- a CDS encoding winged helix-turn-helix transcriptional regulator, with the protein MEMDQSCPGKVEPILEILDSKWMILLLFELFNGNRRFGELRRRLHPISPKTLTDRLRLLEEKGLVTRTLYPGVPLHVEYDLTAAGKGLQPIFAAMWTWTQEYGAYLRKDSDKAEEEGEKVM; encoded by the coding sequence ATGGAAATGGATCAATCTTGCCCTGGGAAGGTCGAGCCGATTCTTGAAATACTGGATAGTAAGTGGATGATCCTTCTCTTGTTCGAGTTGTTTAACGGTAACCGACGGTTCGGGGAATTGCGCCGTAGGTTGCATCCGATTAGCCCCAAAACATTGACGGACCGGCTGCGCCTGCTTGAGGAGAAGGGGCTCGTCACACGCACGTTGTACCCCGGCGTGCCGTTACATGTTGAATACGATTTAACGGCGGCCGGGAAGGGCCTTCAGCCGATTTTCGCTGCCATGTGGACGTGGACTCAGGAATATGGCGCATATCTACGGAAAGATTCGGATAAGGCAGAGGAAGAAGGAGAAAAGGTGATGTGA